In Magnetospirillum sp. 15-1, the sequence CCTTCCTCTGCCTGCTCCGGGTCAAGACCGAGACGCCGGAGGAGGCCGCCGGTCTGGCCGCCGCCATCCGCGCCACCATCGCGCCGCCCGAAGACGCGCCGAAGGTCGACCTGGACTGGTCGTCCTACGCCGGCAAGACCCGTCAGTTGCCCTATTACCTGCTGGCCGCCCTGGCCCTGGCCGGCCACGGCATCCGGGTATTCATGCACGGCTCAGAGGGCCATACCGCCGGACGGGTGTGGACGTCCGAGGCCCTGGCCGCCCTGGGTCTGGCGCCGAGCACCTCCGTGGCCGAGGCGGGCGCCCGGCTGGAGCGGGGCAATTTCGCCTACATGACGCTGGAGCACCTGTCGCCGCCGCTCCACACCATCATGGAACTGCGCCACAAGCTGGGCCTGCGCTCACCCGTCCATACGGTGGCGCGGCTGGCCAATCCGTTCGGCGCGGCCTGCGCCCTGTCCAGCGTCTCCCACCCGGCTTACGCCCCGGTGCATCAGGAGGCCTCGCGCCTGCTGGGCGAGCAGCGCATGGCGGTGTTCAAGGGCGAGGGCGGCGAGGTGGAGCGCCGGCCGGAAAAGGCCTGCGAGGTGCTGTCCCTGGTGGACGGCGTGCCGCATTCCGAGGACTGGCCCGCCTTGGTCGACGGCGCCCGCCCCCACGAGGAGCATCTGGACCTCGGCCGCCTGAAGGCGCTGTGGAGCGGTGCCGAGACCAACGAAATGGCCAGCGCCGCCATCGCCGGCACTATCGCCATCGCGCTACGGGCCATGGGCCGCGCCGGTTCGGTGGACGAGGCCGAGGGCATGGCCCAGGTGCTGTGGCGCGAGCGGAACAAGAGCACGGTTCCGGGGGCCGCTTGACCACTCGCCCCGCTCCCCGGCTGCTGATCTCGGCGGCCCACAAATCCTCGGGCAAGACCACGGTGACGGTGGGCCTCGCCACCGCCTTGGCGGCGCGGGGGCTGACCGTCCAGCCGTTCAAGAAGGGGCCTGACTACATCGATCCCCTGTGGCTGAGCGCCGCCACCGGGCGGGCCTGCCGCAACCTGGATTTCCACACCCAGCCGCCGGCCTTGATCCGCGAGACCTTCGAGCAGGATTGCCGCGGCGCCGATATCAGCCTGATCGAAGGCAACAAGGGCCTTTACGACGGCGTCGACCTGGAGGGCGCCAATTCCTCGGCCATGCTCGCCCAGTGGCTGGAGGCCCCGGTGGTGCTGGTGGTGGACTGCCAGGGCATGACACGGGGCATCGCGCCGCTGCTGATCGGCTATCAGGCCTTCGACCCGACCTTGAAGATCGCCGGCGTCATCCTCAACAAGGTCAGCGGCCCGCGCCACGAGAAGAAGCTGCGCGAGGTCGTCGCCCACTACACCCGCATTCCCGTGCTGGGCGCCGTGCATCGCGGCCCCGACATGGAGATCATGGAGCGGCACCTGGGGCTGGTCCCCGCCAACGAGGCCGAAGCGGCGGCCGCCGCCATCGCCCGGCTGGCCGGGGCGGTGTCGTCCCAGGTGGATCTGGATGCCCTGATCGCCCTGGCCGAGGCGGCACCGCCGGTGGAGGTGGCCGAAAGCCTCCCGGCCATTTCCAGCCCTCCCAAAATCCGTATCGGCATCGCGCGGGACGCCGCCTTCGGCTTCTATTACCGCGACGACCTGGAGGCGCTGGCGGCGGCCGGCGCCGAACTGGTGCCGTTCGACGCCACCCGCGACCCGCATCTGCCGCCCGGCCTGGACGGGTTGTTCATCGGCGGCGGCTTTCCCGAAACGCAGGGCGAGGCGCTGGAGGCCAATGCCGGCCTGCGGGCCGAAATCCGCGAGAGGGGTCTGGCCGGGCTGCCCATCTACGCCGAATGCGGCGGGTTGATGTACCTGTCGCGCGCCATCGTCTGGAAGGGCGAAAAGCGCGCCATGGTCGGCCTGATCCCCGCCGACGCGGTGATGCACAAGGCGCCGCAGGGCCGCGGCTATGTCCGCCTGCGCG encodes:
- a CDS encoding glycosyl transferase family protein translates to MSQEHPFAQYVRILGKGPRLSRPLTFEEARDSFAMVMRGEVEPVQLGAFLCLLRVKTETPEEAAGLAAAIRATIAPPEDAPKVDLDWSSYAGKTRQLPYYLLAALALAGHGIRVFMHGSEGHTAGRVWTSEALAALGLAPSTSVAEAGARLERGNFAYMTLEHLSPPLHTIMELRHKLGLRSPVHTVARLANPFGAACALSSVSHPAYAPVHQEASRLLGEQRMAVFKGEGGEVERRPEKACEVLSLVDGVPHSEDWPALVDGARPHEEHLDLGRLKALWSGAETNEMASAAIAGTIAIALRAMGRAGSVDEAEGMAQVLWRERNKSTVPGAA
- a CDS encoding cobyrinate a,c-diamide synthase translates to MTTRPAPRLLISAAHKSSGKTTVTVGLATALAARGLTVQPFKKGPDYIDPLWLSAATGRACRNLDFHTQPPALIRETFEQDCRGADISLIEGNKGLYDGVDLEGANSSAMLAQWLEAPVVLVVDCQGMTRGIAPLLIGYQAFDPTLKIAGVILNKVSGPRHEKKLREVVAHYTRIPVLGAVHRGPDMEIMERHLGLVPANEAEAAAAAIARLAGAVSSQVDLDALIALAEAAPPVEVAESLPAISSPPKIRIGIARDAAFGFYYRDDLEALAAAGAELVPFDATRDPHLPPGLDGLFIGGGFPETQGEALEANAGLRAEIRERGLAGLPIYAECGGLMYLSRAIVWKGEKRAMVGLIPADAVMHKAPQGRGYVRLRETAAFPWPRLEDGPGVLPAHEFHHSRLENMEGSPRFAYQVIRGTGIAEKQDGLIIANTLATYAHMRSVGPNPWAPRFVAFIRGVKAGQH